In Vicugna pacos chromosome 10, VicPac4, whole genome shotgun sequence, the following proteins share a genomic window:
- the FHIP1B gene encoding FHF complex subunit HOOK-interacting protein 1B isoform X9: MTLDLRQAADSSASKSSERTLKCIMTHTNFTIFHPVVFVLLGIPGLEAYHIWLSVPLCLMYITAVLGNSILIVVIIMERNLHEPMYVFLSMLAITDILLSTTTVPKALAIFWLHAHDIAFDTCVTQVFFVHMMFVGESAILLAMAFDRFVAICTPLHYATMLTWPVVGRTALAIVTRSFCIIFPVIFLLKRLPFCRTNIIPHSYCEHIGVARLACADITINIWYGFSVPIIMVILDVILIAVSYSLILRAVFHLPSQDARHKALSTCGSHLCVILMFYVPSFFTLLTHRFGRNIPQHVHIVLANLYVVVPPMLNPIVYGVKTKQIREGVAHRFFNIKAWCCAPALG; the protein is encoded by the exons ATGACTCTGGACCTCAGGCAAGCAG cAGATTCATCAGCTTCTAAGTCATCAGAGAGGACCCTAAAGTGCATCATGACTCACACCAACTTTACCATCTTCCACCCTGTAGTTTTTGTCTTACTGGGCATCCCTGGGTTGGAGGCTTATCACATTTGGCTGTCAGTACCCCTCTGCCTCATGTATATCACTGCAGTCCTGGGGAACAGCATCCTGATCGTGGTCATCATCATGGAACGTAACCTTCATGAGCCCATGTACGTCTTCCTCTCCATGCTGGCCATCACCGACATCCTGCTGTCCACCACTACTGTCCCCAAGGCCCTAGCCATCTTTTGGCTCCATGCTCATGACATTGCCTTTGATACCTGTGTCACCCAAGTTTTCTTTGTTCACATGATGTTTGTTGGGGAGTCAGCCATCCTGTTAGCCATGGCCTTTGACCGCTTTGTGGCCATTTGTACCCCCCTGCATTATGCAACAATGCTAACGTGGCCTGTTGTGGGAAGGACTGCTCTGGCCATTGTCACCCGAAGTTTCTGCATCATCTTCCCAGTGATTTTCTTGCTAAAGCGCTTGCCTTTCTGCCGGACCAACATCATCCCCCATTCTTACTGCGAGCATATTGGAGTGGCCCGCTTGGCCTGTGCTGACATTACCATTAACATCTGGTATGGCTTCTCAGTGCCCATCATCATGGTCATCTTGGATGTGATCCTCATCGCTGTGTCTTACTCACTGATCCTCCGAGCAGTGTTCCATTTGCCCTCCCAGGATGCCAGGCACAAGGCCCTCAGCACTTGTGGTTCTCACCTTTGTGTCATCCTCATGTTTTATGTTCCATCCTTTTTTACATTATTGACCCATCGCTTTGGACGGAACATACCTCAGCATGTCCATATTGTGCTGGCCAATCTTTATGTGGTGGTGCCGCCAATGCTCAACCCCATTGTCTATGGTGTGAAGACTAAGCAGATCCGGGAGGGGGTCGCCCACCGGTTCTTTAACATCAAGGCCTGGTGTTGTGCTCCTGCTCTGGGCTAA
- the FHIP1B gene encoding FHF complex subunit HOOK-interacting protein 1B isoform X10, which yields MTLDLRQADSSASKSSERTLKCIMTHTNFTIFHPVVFVLLGIPGLEAYHIWLSVPLCLMYITAVLGNSILIVVIIMERNLHEPMYVFLSMLAITDILLSTTTVPKALAIFWLHAHDIAFDTCVTQVFFVHMMFVGESAILLAMAFDRFVAICTPLHYATMLTWPVVGRTALAIVTRSFCIIFPVIFLLKRLPFCRTNIIPHSYCEHIGVARLACADITINIWYGFSVPIIMVILDVILIAVSYSLILRAVFHLPSQDARHKALSTCGSHLCVILMFYVPSFFTLLTHRFGRNIPQHVHIVLANLYVVVPPMLNPIVYGVKTKQIREGVAHRFFNIKAWCCAPALG from the exons ATGACTCTGGACCTCAGGCAAGCAG ATTCATCAGCTTCTAAGTCATCAGAGAGGACCCTAAAGTGCATCATGACTCACACCAACTTTACCATCTTCCACCCTGTAGTTTTTGTCTTACTGGGCATCCCTGGGTTGGAGGCTTATCACATTTGGCTGTCAGTACCCCTCTGCCTCATGTATATCACTGCAGTCCTGGGGAACAGCATCCTGATCGTGGTCATCATCATGGAACGTAACCTTCATGAGCCCATGTACGTCTTCCTCTCCATGCTGGCCATCACCGACATCCTGCTGTCCACCACTACTGTCCCCAAGGCCCTAGCCATCTTTTGGCTCCATGCTCATGACATTGCCTTTGATACCTGTGTCACCCAAGTTTTCTTTGTTCACATGATGTTTGTTGGGGAGTCAGCCATCCTGTTAGCCATGGCCTTTGACCGCTTTGTGGCCATTTGTACCCCCCTGCATTATGCAACAATGCTAACGTGGCCTGTTGTGGGAAGGACTGCTCTGGCCATTGTCACCCGAAGTTTCTGCATCATCTTCCCAGTGATTTTCTTGCTAAAGCGCTTGCCTTTCTGCCGGACCAACATCATCCCCCATTCTTACTGCGAGCATATTGGAGTGGCCCGCTTGGCCTGTGCTGACATTACCATTAACATCTGGTATGGCTTCTCAGTGCCCATCATCATGGTCATCTTGGATGTGATCCTCATCGCTGTGTCTTACTCACTGATCCTCCGAGCAGTGTTCCATTTGCCCTCCCAGGATGCCAGGCACAAGGCCCTCAGCACTTGTGGTTCTCACCTTTGTGTCATCCTCATGTTTTATGTTCCATCCTTTTTTACATTATTGACCCATCGCTTTGGACGGAACATACCTCAGCATGTCCATATTGTGCTGGCCAATCTTTATGTGGTGGTGCCGCCAATGCTCAACCCCATTGTCTATGGTGTGAAGACTAAGCAGATCCGGGAGGGGGTCGCCCACCGGTTCTTTAACATCAAGGCCTGGTGTTGTGCTCCTGCTCTGGGCTAA
- the FHIP1B gene encoding FHF complex subunit HOOK-interacting protein 1B isoform X11 yields MTHTNFTIFHPVVFVLLGIPGLEAYHIWLSVPLCLMYITAVLGNSILIVVIIMERNLHEPMYVFLSMLAITDILLSTTTVPKALAIFWLHAHDIAFDTCVTQVFFVHMMFVGESAILLAMAFDRFVAICTPLHYATMLTWPVVGRTALAIVTRSFCIIFPVIFLLKRLPFCRTNIIPHSYCEHIGVARLACADITINIWYGFSVPIIMVILDVILIAVSYSLILRAVFHLPSQDARHKALSTCGSHLCVILMFYVPSFFTLLTHRFGRNIPQHVHIVLANLYVVVPPMLNPIVYGVKTKQIREGVAHRFFNIKAWCCAPALG; encoded by the coding sequence ATGACTCACACCAACTTTACCATCTTCCACCCTGTAGTTTTTGTCTTACTGGGCATCCCTGGGTTGGAGGCTTATCACATTTGGCTGTCAGTACCCCTCTGCCTCATGTATATCACTGCAGTCCTGGGGAACAGCATCCTGATCGTGGTCATCATCATGGAACGTAACCTTCATGAGCCCATGTACGTCTTCCTCTCCATGCTGGCCATCACCGACATCCTGCTGTCCACCACTACTGTCCCCAAGGCCCTAGCCATCTTTTGGCTCCATGCTCATGACATTGCCTTTGATACCTGTGTCACCCAAGTTTTCTTTGTTCACATGATGTTTGTTGGGGAGTCAGCCATCCTGTTAGCCATGGCCTTTGACCGCTTTGTGGCCATTTGTACCCCCCTGCATTATGCAACAATGCTAACGTGGCCTGTTGTGGGAAGGACTGCTCTGGCCATTGTCACCCGAAGTTTCTGCATCATCTTCCCAGTGATTTTCTTGCTAAAGCGCTTGCCTTTCTGCCGGACCAACATCATCCCCCATTCTTACTGCGAGCATATTGGAGTGGCCCGCTTGGCCTGTGCTGACATTACCATTAACATCTGGTATGGCTTCTCAGTGCCCATCATCATGGTCATCTTGGATGTGATCCTCATCGCTGTGTCTTACTCACTGATCCTCCGAGCAGTGTTCCATTTGCCCTCCCAGGATGCCAGGCACAAGGCCCTCAGCACTTGTGGTTCTCACCTTTGTGTCATCCTCATGTTTTATGTTCCATCCTTTTTTACATTATTGACCCATCGCTTTGGACGGAACATACCTCAGCATGTCCATATTGTGCTGGCCAATCTTTATGTGGTGGTGCCGCCAATGCTCAACCCCATTGTCTATGGTGTGAAGACTAAGCAGATCCGGGAGGGGGTCGCCCACCGGTTCTTTAACATCAAGGCCTGGTGTTGTGCTCCTGCTCTGGGCTAA
- the OR52W1 gene encoding olfactory receptor 52W1, whose amino-acid sequence MAEAPQPNSTFSRPTFFILTGIPGLAGAQAWLTLVFGPMYLLSLLGNGALLAVMQIDPTLHQPMFLLLAMLAATDLGLATSVAPGLLAVLWLGPRPVPYAACLVQMFFVHTLTAMESGVLLAMACDRAVAVGRPLHYPVLVTKVRMGYAALALVLRAVAIVVPFPLLVARFEHFQATTIDHTYCAHMAVVELVVGNTRANNLYGLALSLAVSGVDILGITGSYGLIAQAVLRLPTQEARAKAFGTCSSHICVILAFYVPGLFSYLTHRFGRHTIPKPVHILLSNIYLLLPPALNPLIYGARTKQIRDHLLEIFTFRKSQF is encoded by the coding sequence ATGGCAGAAGCTCCACAGCCCAACTCCACCTTCTCACGCCCAACCTTCTTCATACTGACTGGCATTCCAGGGCTAGCAGGTGCCCAGGCCTGGCTGACCCTGGTCTTTGGGCCCATGTATCTGCTTTCCCTGCTGGGCAATGGAGCACTGCTGGCAGTGATGCAGATAGACCCCACGCTGCACCAACCCATGTTTCTGCTCCTGGCCATGCTGGCAGCCACAGACCTGGGCTTAGCCACATCTGTAGCCCCAGGGCTGCTGGCTGTGCTGTGGCTCGGGCCCCGGCCTGTGCCATACGCTGCCTGCCTGGTCCAGATGTTCTTTGTTCACACACTGACTGCCATGGAATCTGGGGTGCTGTTGGCCATGGCCTGTGACCGTGCGGTGGCAGTAGGGCGTCCGCTGCACTACCCTGTCCTAGTCACCAAAGTCCGCATGGGCTATGCGGCCTTGGCCCTGGTGCTGAGGGCTGTGGCTATTGTTGTGCCTTTCCCTCTGCTGGTGGCACGATTTGAGCACTTCCAAGCCACAACCATAGACCACACCTACTGTGCCCACATGGCAGTTGTGGAGCTGGTGGTGGGTAACACACGGGCCAACAACTTGTATGGACTGGCACTTTCGTTGGCCGTGTCAGGTGTAGACATTCTAGGCATCACCGGCTCATATGGGCTCATTGCCCAGGCTGTGCTGAGGCTGCCCACCCAGGAAGCCCGTGCCAAGGCCTTTGGCACATGTAGTTCCCACATTTGTGTCATTCTGGCCTTCTACGTGCCTGGCCTCTTCTCCTACCTCACACACCGCTTTGGTCGTCACACCATCCCAAAGCCCGTGCACATCCTTCTCTCTAACATCTATTTGCTGCTGCCACCTGCCCTCAACCCCCTCATCTATGGAGCCCGCACCAAGCAGATCAGGGACCACCTCCTAGAAATCTTCACATTCAGAAAAAGCCAGTTCTAA
- the C10H11orf42 gene encoding uncharacterized protein C11orf42 homolog isoform X1 produces the protein MLVGTPHLLTLDEADATWTLIKDKVIEERFGHNVVAVPFLSDATCYDLLGVLVKQSRPAHTRLALPGRQGRRALQPVGPLPNLLEQAGSEGAFAHCTREYSPNGRAEIAYGETRLLDGQPCRIHLHMGGLRKKMAFLLLPPGQVSLQQTLPWLRSTRSIYVIYQVFSCSWLQLGLLPTAREPQLLRLQRSLPIAFSCLKFSLQPKGVLGPQKPLIKDPLPQGASWVRPNLSTMPPPAPTSAPEDIPEAAAVPVPVPDPPTPPPQEGPEGRPTRFSYKGRNFFRRGPQMLSGSVLGVRQRRMKLRQKMQGVRPPRSDIGTLVPNKHQLLPPLGPCYFFLWGSGGGKAHISSLGFMSPRPLKV, from the exons ATGTTGGTTGGTACCCCTCACCTGCTGACACTGGATGAAGCTGATGCCACCTGGACCCTCATCAAAGATAAG GTCATCGAGGAGCGCTTTGGGCACAATGTAGTGGCAGTACCTTTCCTGTCGGACGCAACCTGCTATGACCTACTGGGTGTGCTCGTGAAACAGTCCCGCCCAGCCCACACCCGCCTGGCTCTGCCAGGTCGGCAGGGCCGGCGGGCACTACAACCAGTGGGGCCACTACCAAACCTCCTGGAGCAGGCAGGGTCTGAGGGAGCCTTTGCCCACTGCACTCGAGAATACTCACCAAATGGCCGAGCAGAGATAGCCTATGGAGAAACGCGACTGTTGGATGGACAGCCCTGCCGGATCCACTTACATATGGGTGGCCTGCGCAAGAAGATGGCCTTCCTGCTGCTGCCACCGGGGCAGGTGAGCCTACAGCAGACTCTTCCCTGGCTCCGAAGCACCCGCAGCATCTATGTTATCTACCAGGTCTTCTCCTGTTCCTGGCTGCAGCTGGGGCTGCTGCCTACCGCCCGTGAGCCCCAGCTGCTCCGGTTACAACGGTCACTGCCTATTGCCTTCTCCTGCCTCAAGTTTTCACTGCAGCCCAAGGGAGTGCTGGGACCACAGAAGCCTCTGATCAAAGACCCACTGCCTCAGGGGGCCAGTTGGGTCAGACCCAACCTCAGCACCATGCCACCTCCGGCCCCCACATCAGCCCCTGAGGATATCCCCGAAGCTGCTGCTGTGCCCGTGCCTGTCCCAGACCCACCtacacctcctccccaggaagGGCCAGAGGGTAGACCAACCAGATTCTCCTACAAGGGTCGAAACTTCTTCCGAAGAGGGCCCCAGATGCTGTCAG GGTCTGTCCTCGGAGTTCGACAGCGACGAATGAAGCTGAGGCAAAAGATGCAGGGGGTGAGGCCCCCAAGATCTGACATAGGGACACTGGTCCCCAATAAACATCAACTGCTGCCCCCCCTAGGCCCATGCTACTTCTTCCTGTGGGGGTCTGGAGGAGGAAAGGCCCACATTTCTTCCCTAGGTTTCATGTCCCCTCGCCCTCTAAAGGTGTAA
- the C10H11orf42 gene encoding uncharacterized protein C11orf42 homolog isoform X2 has translation MLVGTPHLLTLDEADATWTLIKDKVIEERFGHNVVAVPFLSDATCYDLLGVLVKQSRPAHTRLALPGRQGRRALQPVGPLPNLLEQAGSEGAFAHCTREYSPNGRAEIAYGETRLLDGQPCRIHLHMGGLRKKMAFLLLPPGQVSLQQTLPWLRSTRSIYVIYQVFSCSWLQLGLLPTAREPQLLRLQRSLPIAFSCLKFSLQPKGVLGPQKPLIKDPLPQGASWVRPNLSTMPPPAPTSAPEDIPEAAAVPVPVPDPPTPPPQEGPEGRPTRFSYKGRNFFRRGPQMLSENWLFSPRSPPPGAQGGGPGDPDRHSMSLPLLQGLSSEFDSDE, from the exons ATGTTGGTTGGTACCCCTCACCTGCTGACACTGGATGAAGCTGATGCCACCTGGACCCTCATCAAAGATAAG GTCATCGAGGAGCGCTTTGGGCACAATGTAGTGGCAGTACCTTTCCTGTCGGACGCAACCTGCTATGACCTACTGGGTGTGCTCGTGAAACAGTCCCGCCCAGCCCACACCCGCCTGGCTCTGCCAGGTCGGCAGGGCCGGCGGGCACTACAACCAGTGGGGCCACTACCAAACCTCCTGGAGCAGGCAGGGTCTGAGGGAGCCTTTGCCCACTGCACTCGAGAATACTCACCAAATGGCCGAGCAGAGATAGCCTATGGAGAAACGCGACTGTTGGATGGACAGCCCTGCCGGATCCACTTACATATGGGTGGCCTGCGCAAGAAGATGGCCTTCCTGCTGCTGCCACCGGGGCAGGTGAGCCTACAGCAGACTCTTCCCTGGCTCCGAAGCACCCGCAGCATCTATGTTATCTACCAGGTCTTCTCCTGTTCCTGGCTGCAGCTGGGGCTGCTGCCTACCGCCCGTGAGCCCCAGCTGCTCCGGTTACAACGGTCACTGCCTATTGCCTTCTCCTGCCTCAAGTTTTCACTGCAGCCCAAGGGAGTGCTGGGACCACAGAAGCCTCTGATCAAAGACCCACTGCCTCAGGGGGCCAGTTGGGTCAGACCCAACCTCAGCACCATGCCACCTCCGGCCCCCACATCAGCCCCTGAGGATATCCCCGAAGCTGCTGCTGTGCCCGTGCCTGTCCCAGACCCACCtacacctcctccccaggaagGGCCAGAGGGTAGACCAACCAGATTCTCCTACAAGGGTCGAAACTTCTTCCGAAGAGGGCCCCAGATGCTGTCAG AGAACTGGCTCTTCAGCCCCCGCAGCCCCCCACCAGGAGCCCAGGGTGGGGGCCCCGGGGACCCCGACCGGCACTCCATGTCCCTGCCCCTGCTGCAGGGTCTGTCCTCGGAGTTCGACAGCGACGAATGA